A window of Shewanella mesophila contains these coding sequences:
- a CDS encoding DUF4178 domain-containing protein gives MGFLKGLFGKKAPPPRQLNHPNHLQVGDMISMDDSFALPVQLRGQQLRVEAVNTYEFERKQITEWVLKGHGNDTLFLSLDEDDETYLGFSLKINRAQVEQLFDLDAFSDIFEEDVQAHLTVQTPVVEQLEPWLAAQYHQINFAQFGYFHRQDYRGQRPPQDESGATGDQFESYQLLDDEERFAVEVEVYEGGETDVMLTLYRPLSDIREYWPGKA, from the coding sequence ATGGGATTCTTGAAAGGGCTTTTTGGTAAAAAAGCACCACCGCCACGACAACTAAATCACCCCAATCACCTGCAAGTAGGTGACATGATATCGATGGACGATAGCTTTGCCCTACCCGTGCAGCTACGTGGCCAACAGCTGCGAGTCGAAGCCGTTAATACCTATGAGTTTGAGCGCAAACAAATCACTGAGTGGGTATTAAAAGGCCATGGCAATGACACCCTGTTTTTATCACTCGATGAGGACGATGAAACTTATCTGGGCTTTTCTCTGAAGATCAATCGAGCACAGGTAGAGCAGCTATTCGATCTCGACGCCTTTAGTGATATCTTTGAAGAAGATGTTCAGGCTCATCTCACGGTGCAAACGCCGGTTGTCGAGCAACTTGAACCTTGGTTAGCAGCACAATACCATCAAATAAATTTTGCCCAGTTCGGTTATTTTCACCGTCAAGACTACCGAGGCCAACGTCCACCACAAGATGAAAGCGGTGCAACTGGCGATCAGTTTGAAAGCTATCAACTACTCGATGATGAAGAGCGCTTTGCCGTTGAAGTCGAAGTCTATGAGGGTGGCGAAACCGATGTAATGCTGACACTATATCGCCCCTTAAGTGATATCCGCGAATACTGGCCAGGTAAGGCATAA